In Pseudomonas campi, the sequence ACCATGAGCGCCATCCGCCTGGCCCGTGGTTACACCGGCCGCGACGCGATCATCAAGTTCGAAGGCTGCTACCACGGGCATTCCGACAGTTTGTTAGTTAAAGCCGGCTCAGGCCTGCTGACCCAGGGCGTGCCGAGCTCGGCGGGCGTGCCGGCGGACTTCGCCAAACACACCCTGACCCTGCCGTTCAACGACCTCAAAGCGGTCGAGCAGATGCTCGGCGAAGTCGGTTCAACCGTGGCCTGCATCATCGTCGAGCCGGTGGCCGGCAACATGAACTGCGTGCCACCGGCGCCGGGTTTCCTCCAGGGTCTGCGCGCCCTGTGCGACCAGCACGGCGTGGTGCTGATCTTCGACGAAGTGATGACCGGCTTCCGCGTCGCCCTCGGCGGCGCCCAGGCCTACTACGGCGTAACGCCGGACCTGTCGACCTTCGGCAAGATCGTCGGCGGCGGCATGCCGGTCGGCTGCTTCGGCGGCAAGCGCGCGATCATGGGCTGCATCGCCCCGCTGGGTCCGGTGTACCAGGCCGGCACCCTGTCGGGTAACCCGCTGGCCATGGCCGCCGGCCTGACCACCCTCAAGCTGATCAGCCGCCCGGGCTTCCACCAGGAACTCTCCGACTTTACCAGCCGCCTGCTGGCCGGCCTGCAGGAGCGTGCCGATGCCGCGGGCATCCCGTTCGTCACCACCCAGGCCGGCGGCATGTTCGGCCTGTATTTCAGCGGTGCCGACGATATCGTCACCTTCGACGACGTGATGGCCAGCGATGCCGAGCGCTTCAAGCAGTTCTTCCACCTGATGCTGGAAGGCGGCGTGTACCTGGCACCGAGCGCCTTCGAGGCCGGCTTCACCTCCATCGCCCACGGCGAGACCGAGCTGCAGCTGACCCTGGACGCCGCCGAGCGCGCCTTCGCGGCCCTGAAAAAAGCTTAATCCAGCTCTATTTCGGAAATAGAACGCGAAGGCAAGCAAGCCGCGACGAGACAGTACAAGCAGTACGGCGAGGAGCGGCGTAGCGCAGCCGACAAGTTTTTATGAACGAAAGTTATATGAACGAAAGAGAGTTGGAGTGATGCAGTACAGCACCGCACTCAGCGACGGCCTGTTGGCCCTGGCCTGCCTGGCCAGCACCCTGTGGCTGCGCCCGGCATTTCGCTGGCGCACGGTGCAACGCGCCCTGCTGCTCGGTTTCGGCCTGCCGCTCAGCGCCGCCTTCTGCGGCATGGTGCGCTACGGCCTCGACCCGGACTGGAGCAACTGGCATCGCACCTTCAGCCAGCTCAGCAGCTATCTCGGCCTGCCGCTGCTGGGGATGGCCTCCGTCAGCCTGAGCCGCGGCCAGGACTGGCCACGCAGAACCTGGACACTGCTGATGGTCGGGCTGGTTTTGCTGAACTCCGCCAGCCACTGGTTCGATCTGCAACTCACTTACCGCCTGCTACTCGGCCTGCTGACCCTGCTGCTGATCCTGTATGCCGGCGCGCTGCATTGGCGCCACGTCGCACCAACACTGACGGCAGTAAGCGTGGTCACGCTGTTCCTGCTGGCAGGCCTGGTGGTTGGCACCGAAGGTTTTATCGGCCCGTTACGCCGCGTCGACCTGTTCCACGGCTTGCTGAGCCTCGCCTACCCGCTGCTGGCCTGGCTGCTGCTGCGCCTGCAGGGCTGCGCCCGGGCAGAAATACCGGTAAAGACTTTGTAAGAAAGCCACCGCTTATCCCATAATGTGCTAGCCGACACGTTCTGTCGGCCGGGCTAGGAGCCCGTCGGTTTCGCGAGGCACTGTGATTTTCATGAAATGCACCGGCCGCACCCTGCTCCTGGGCTGCCTGTTGCTCCTCCCCCCCATGCTGGCGCATGCGGGCGGCAATTCCCTGCTGGTTCCTGCAACCGGCCGCTGCTCGCTGAACACCGCACCGGAAGACCTGCCGCAAGCCCTGACCACCTGTCAGGAAAACGCCCAGCGCGGCGACGCAGCGGCGCAGTACGAACTCGGCGAATACTATTACGACGGCCAGCGCACCCCGCGCGACCTGCCGCAAGCCCTGCACTGGTTCGAACAGGCCTCGCTGCAAGGCAACGCCCAGGCCCAATTGCGCCTGGGCAGCATGTTCTTCCGCGGTGAAGGCGTGCAGGCCAACAATGTGCAAGCCTATATCGTGCTGAAGATGGCCGCGATCAACGGCTCGGACGAGGCGATGGACAGCGCCGATCAGGTTGCCGCCCAGATGGGCCGCGAAGAACTACAGATCGCCAGCCAGGTGCTGGGCCAGATCTTCCGCAGCTACCTGCTGGAACTGCAGAACATTGGCAGCAGCCCGACACCCGCATTGGCACCAGCGCCCTAAGGGCACGCCGGACAGCGCAGCTCTTCAGATTTTTTGGCTTGAGCTTCTAACTGGAGGCTTGCCGCTTATTTATCCGGCATCGGCATGGGGAACGGCATCACGTTGCCGCCACCCCTGGCCTCACTGATCTTCGGCGTACCCAGGCGCTCGACTTCATCGATGCGGATGATCGCGTGCATGGGCACGAAGCTGCGCACCACGCCGTCGAACTGCGCCTTGAGTTTTTCCTCGCTGGGATCGACCACCACCTGGGTGCGCTCACCGAAGACGAACTCCTCGACCTCCAGGAAGCCCCACAGATCACTTTGATAGATCTGCTTGGCGTACATCTCGTACACCTGGCCCTGGTTGAGGAAAATCACCTTGTAGATCGGTTCACGCTTGCTCATGGACGACAGGAAGATACCGGGAATTAAGGGGGCGCGAATCATAGCATAGCCGCCTGACAGGCAAGCCTAGGAAGCGCGCCGCGCGCACCCTATAATGCGCGGTTCATTCGAACCACCCGCGACGAAGACCCATGGCCAAGAAGCTCTATATCGAAACCCACGGTTGCCAGATGAACGAGTACGACAGCTCGCGCATGGTTGATCTGCTGGGCGAACATCAGGCCCTGGAAGTCACGGAGAACCCGGCAGAAGCCGACGTTATCCTCCTCAATACCTGCTCGATCCGCGAAAAAGCCCAGGACCGGGTTTTTTCCCAGCTGGGCCGCTGGCGCGAGCTGAAACTGGAAAACCCCAACCTGGTGATCGGCGTCGGCGGCTGTGTGGCCAGCCAGGAAGGCGCCGCCATCCGCGACCGCGCGCCCTATGTCGACGTGGTCTTCGGCCCGCAGACTCTGCACCGCCTGCCGGAAATGATCGACGCCGCGCGCGCGACCAAGACCGCCCAGGTCGACATCAGTTTCCCCGAGATCGAGAAATTCGACCGCCTGCCCGAGCCGCGCATCGACGGCCCCAGTGCCTTCGTCTCGATCATGGAAGGCTGCAGCAAGTACTGCACCTTCTGCGTGGTGCCCTATACCCGCGGCGAAGAAGTCAGCCGCCCGCTGGATGACGTGCTGGCCGAGATCATCCACCTCGCCGAACACGGCGTGAAGGAAGTCACCCTGCTCGGGCAGAACGTCAACGGCTACCGCGGCGCGACCCGCGACGGCAACATCGCCGACTTCGCCGAACTGCTCTACCTGGTGGCCGCCATCGATGGCATCGACCGTATCCGCTACACCACCAGCCACCCGCTGGAGTTCTCCGACGCGCTGATCCAGGCCCACGCGGAGATCCCGGAGCTGGTCAAGCACCTGCACCTGCCGGTGCAGTCCGGCTCCGACCGCATCCTCGCGGCAATGAAGCGCAACCACACCGCGCTGGAATACAAGTCGCGCATCCGCAAGCTGAAGGCCGCGGTGCCGGACATCCTGATCAGTTCGGACTTTATCGTCGGCTTCCCCGGCGAGACCGAGAAGGATTTCGAGCAGACCATGAAGCTGATCGAAGACGTCGGCTTCGACTTCTCCTACTCCTTCGTCTACAGCTCGCGCCCCGGCACCCCGGCCGCCGACCTGAGCGACGATACCCCGCAGGAAACCAAGCGCGAGCGCCTGGCGCGCCTGCAGCACAAAATCAGCCAGCAGGGCTTCGAGAACAGCCGACGGATGGTCGGCACCGTGCAGCGCATCCTGGTCAGCGACTACTCGAAGAAGGACCCGGGCATGCTCCAGGGCCGCACCGAGAGCAACCGCGTGGTCAACTTCCGCAGCGCCAACCCGGGCCTGATCGGCCAGCTCGTCGACGTGCATATCGACGACGCCCTGCCCCACTCCCTGCGCGGCAGCCTGCTCGACTAATGGCTACCCTGTCCCCGCATGCCCATGCTTTCACCCTGAGGCGTGCGGGGTTATCCTTCGATCATCATCCCAGCCGACTGGCGGCCAAAAAACCACATTGAACGCGCCCATAGAACCGCATCGCTTCACCCTCGAACCCTTCGAAGCACGCCGCTTCGCCAACCTCTGCGGGCAATTCGACGAGCATCTGCGCCTGATCGAACAACGCCTGGCCATCGAAATCCGCAACCGCGGCAACCAGTTCGAACTGGTCGGTGAGCCCCAGCACACCCACTCCGCAGAAAACCTGCTGCGTCGCCTGTACCGCGAAACCAAGGGCGCCGAGCTGTCGCCGGACCTGGTGCACCTGTACCTGCAGGAATCGGGCATTGAGGAACTCAACAGCGACCCACGCAACACCAGCGGCGTCACCCTGCGCACCAAGAAGGGCGTGATCAAGCCGCGCGGCGCCAACCAGCAGCGCTACGTGAAGGCGATCCTCGACAACGACATCAACTTCGGCGTCGGCCCGGCCGGTACCGGCAAGACCTATCTGGCCGTGGCCTGCGCGGTGGACGCGCTGGAGCGCGAACAGGTGCGACGCATCCTCCTGGTGCGTCCGGCGGTCGAGGCCGGCGAGAAGCTCGGCTTCCTCCCCGGCGACCTGGCGCAGAAGATTGACCCCTACCTGCGCCCGCTGTACGACGCCCTCTACGAGATGCTCGGCTTCGAACAGGTAGCCAAGCTGATCGAGAAACAGGTGATCGAAATCGCCCCGCTGGCCTACATGCGCGGGCGCACCCTTAACAACAGCTTCATCATTCTCGACGAGAGTCAGAACACCACCCTCGAGCAGATGAAGATGTTCCTCACCCGTATCGGTTTCGGCTCGACCGCGGTGATCACCGGCGACATCACCCAGGTCGACCTGCCCCGCGGCACCAAGTCCGGCCTGGCCCACGTCATCGAAGTGCTGCGCGACGTGCCCGGCATCACCTTCACCCACTTCAAGCCCAAGGACGTGGTGCGCCACCCCTTGGTGCAGCGTATCGTCGAGGCCTACGAGCGCTTCGAAGACCGCCAGCAGGGCAAGCCGGAAGGCAGGGACGCGCGCGACGATGCTTGAACTCGATCTGCAGAACGCCTCGGCCGCCACCGCGCTGCCGAGCGAGGAGCAATTTCGCCGCTGGTGTGAACTGGCCCTGCGCCAGCGCACGGCCGACTCCGAGCTGACCATCCGCCTGGTCGATGAAGGCGAAGCCCGCGAACTGAACCACACCTGGCGGCACAAGGACTACGCCACCAACGTGCTGTCCTTCCCCGCCGACATTCCCGACGG encodes:
- the hemL gene encoding glutamate-1-semialdehyde 2,1-aminomutase; protein product: MSRSETLFANAQKHIPGGVNSPVRAFKSVGGTPLFFKHAEGAYVTDEDDKRYVDYVGSWGPMILGHGHPEVLDAVRNQLQHGLSYGAPTAMETEMADLVCSIVPSMEMVRMVSSGTEATMSAIRLARGYTGRDAIIKFEGCYHGHSDSLLVKAGSGLLTQGVPSSAGVPADFAKHTLTLPFNDLKAVEQMLGEVGSTVACIIVEPVAGNMNCVPPAPGFLQGLRALCDQHGVVLIFDEVMTGFRVALGGAQAYYGVTPDLSTFGKIVGGGMPVGCFGGKRAIMGCIAPLGPVYQAGTLSGNPLAMAAGLTTLKLISRPGFHQELSDFTSRLLAGLQERADAAGIPFVTTQAGGMFGLYFSGADDIVTFDDVMASDAERFKQFFHLMLEGGVYLAPSAFEAGFTSIAHGETELQLTLDAAERAFAALKKA
- a CDS encoding DUF6962 family protein, producing MQYSTALSDGLLALACLASTLWLRPAFRWRTVQRALLLGFGLPLSAAFCGMVRYGLDPDWSNWHRTFSQLSSYLGLPLLGMASVSLSRGQDWPRRTWTLLMVGLVLLNSASHWFDLQLTYRLLLGLLTLLLILYAGALHWRHVAPTLTAVSVVTLFLLAGLVVGTEGFIGPLRRVDLFHGLLSLAYPLLAWLLLRLQGCARAEIPVKTL
- a CDS encoding tetratricopeptide repeat protein, translated to MKCTGRTLLLGCLLLLPPMLAHAGGNSLLVPATGRCSLNTAPEDLPQALTTCQENAQRGDAAAQYELGEYYYDGQRTPRDLPQALHWFEQASLQGNAQAQLRLGSMFFRGEGVQANNVQAYIVLKMAAINGSDEAMDSADQVAAQMGREELQIASQVLGQIFRSYLLELQNIGSSPTPALAPAP
- a CDS encoding DUF1820 family protein, giving the protein MSKREPIYKVIFLNQGQVYEMYAKQIYQSDLWGFLEVEEFVFGERTQVVVDPSEEKLKAQFDGVVRSFVPMHAIIRIDEVERLGTPKISEARGGGNVMPFPMPMPDK
- the miaB gene encoding tRNA (N6-isopentenyl adenosine(37)-C2)-methylthiotransferase MiaB, with product MAKKLYIETHGCQMNEYDSSRMVDLLGEHQALEVTENPAEADVILLNTCSIREKAQDRVFSQLGRWRELKLENPNLVIGVGGCVASQEGAAIRDRAPYVDVVFGPQTLHRLPEMIDAARATKTAQVDISFPEIEKFDRLPEPRIDGPSAFVSIMEGCSKYCTFCVVPYTRGEEVSRPLDDVLAEIIHLAEHGVKEVTLLGQNVNGYRGATRDGNIADFAELLYLVAAIDGIDRIRYTTSHPLEFSDALIQAHAEIPELVKHLHLPVQSGSDRILAAMKRNHTALEYKSRIRKLKAAVPDILISSDFIVGFPGETEKDFEQTMKLIEDVGFDFSYSFVYSSRPGTPAADLSDDTPQETKRERLARLQHKISQQGFENSRRMVGTVQRILVSDYSKKDPGMLQGRTESNRVVNFRSANPGLIGQLVDVHIDDALPHSLRGSLLD
- a CDS encoding PhoH family protein, which gives rise to MNAPIEPHRFTLEPFEARRFANLCGQFDEHLRLIEQRLAIEIRNRGNQFELVGEPQHTHSAENLLRRLYRETKGAELSPDLVHLYLQESGIEELNSDPRNTSGVTLRTKKGVIKPRGANQQRYVKAILDNDINFGVGPAGTGKTYLAVACAVDALEREQVRRILLVRPAVEAGEKLGFLPGDLAQKIDPYLRPLYDALYEMLGFEQVAKLIEKQVIEIAPLAYMRGRTLNNSFIILDESQNTTLEQMKMFLTRIGFGSTAVITGDITQVDLPRGTKSGLAHVIEVLRDVPGITFTHFKPKDVVRHPLVQRIVEAYERFEDRQQGKPEGRDARDDA